One Nitrospirota bacterium genomic window carries:
- a CDS encoding cupin domain-containing protein, producing MRKVNTKDIAEEAWASPKGKFGGASKEISIALGRKPESTDFKERHPFDVEVCRIPPGKIHSPYHSHSAQWEFYHVMSGAGLVRHQQGTTAIEAGDAFLFEPGEPHQLINNGSSDLVLYVVADNPIGESCHYPDTGKWLVHSPEHKVMRPDGQDPDYYEGEE from the coding sequence ATGCGCAAAGTGAATACCAAGGACATTGCCGAGGAGGCGTGGGCGTCGCCCAAAGGGAAGTTCGGCGGGGCCAGCAAGGAAATCTCCATCGCGCTGGGGCGGAAGCCGGAGTCCACGGACTTCAAGGAGCGGCATCCGTTCGACGTGGAGGTCTGCCGCATCCCGCCGGGCAAGATCCACTCGCCCTATCACTCGCACAGCGCGCAGTGGGAGTTCTACCACGTGATGTCGGGGGCCGGTCTGGTCCGGCACCAGCAGGGGACCACGGCCATCGAAGCCGGCGACGCGTTTCTGTTCGAACCAGGCGAGCCGCACCAGCTGATCAACAACGGGTCATCGGACCTGGTCCTCTACGTGGTGGCCGATAACCCGATCGGCGAGTCCTGCCACTATCCCGACACCGGCAAGTGGCTGGTGCATTCGCCTGAGCACAAGGTGATGCGCCCCGATGGGCAGGACCCCGACTACTATGAGGGAGAGGAATGA